The Dioscorea cayenensis subsp. rotundata cultivar TDr96_F1 chromosome 11, TDr96_F1_v2_PseudoChromosome.rev07_lg8_w22 25.fasta, whole genome shotgun sequence genomic interval AACCAACGGACATTTCGCCCAAAAAAGAGTGCACCATCTGGTAGTAAGGTACAAAATTGCATTTTGTCATTCTTGCATGTTTTGTACATCGTCGTCAATACATGAATATCAATCCTTTACATCGTATAATTAAttcttgctttttaattttgtgcAAAAAGTTCTTCCATTTTGACAAAATCACATGTTTAATAATTCTGTGGTAAATGAATGCATTCAATGATAATATCATGACCATATACTCTTTGCTGCACAATAGTAGAACTTGAGAATGAAAGTtacttattatgttttttaaagtGTCTTTCTATGCGCCCGCAGCCCAACTTAGTTAAACAACAAAGCTGCCATTTTTTCCATTGTACTTGGTAGTACAAAGTTGGCTTGAGAGTTTGGATACCTACATCACTAATATTCATCTGTGAGGacaacattaattttattttggattttattattctGTTTTGGCTACATGGTCTACTTTCACCCTCAGAATGCTTTCAGTGCACGGAAGAGGTAGAAGAACTCAAGTTTGATACTTGAGAATTTATCATGAAGATGTTGAAAGAACTTTCAGACGTCTGGTCCATTGCTTTATTTCCTCTACACTATACAGTTTACATGCTTTTTCATATGCAGGGAGCACAGCTGCGCAGGCACATTGATGCCACTTTGGGCAGTGGAAACCTGAGGGAAGCAGTTAGGCTTCCACCTGGAGAGGACCCCAACGAGTGGCTTGCTGTTAATAGTAATATTCTTCCCCTTGTTTGTCAAGTTTGATGCCATTCATATTCTTTGAACTAAATAATTATCATTACGCATTTTGTGCCTTTTATGGCTTTTGCTTGTGGCATACACAGCAGAGTGACTGAAGTTGgcatcttcatttaatttgctGTATATCAATCTATCAAATGACCTATTAATACAGATCTGTGAAATCCTAAGgtcttatgtttgttttgtatCAACTTTCTTGTAGATTTTGAGGaaagtgattatttatttattttgtatttaagcTGTGGACTTCTTCAACCAAGTCAATCTGCTCTATGGCACACTCACAGAATTCTGCACACCTGAAAGTTGCCCTACAATGACTGCAGGACCAAGGTAGGAAACTTGTTGAGCTGCAAATTTCATTTGCTTTTAGTAACAACTTTTCTAATGGAAAGAATAATTTCAGATATGAGTATAGGTGGGCTGATGGAGTGCAAATAAAGAAGCCCATTGAAGTTTCTGCACCAAAATATGTTGAATATTTGATGGACTGGATTGAAGCTCAGCTTGATGATGAGTCCATCTTTCCTCAAAGACTTGGTAATGTTTTGAAACTACTAATGTTCACCATCTACATACCTGTCCTTAATTGTACTTCTTCGGCTTCTCTTAACATTTTCTATTAACTGTTGTTTATTTTTCAGGAGCCCCCTTTCCTTCAAATTTCAGAGAGGTTGTGAAGACGATTTTCAAACGTCTATTCCGTGTTTATGCCCATATATATCACTCACATTTTCAGAAGATTGTCAGCCTCAAGGAGGAAGCACACCTCAACACATGCTTCAAGCATTTTATTCTATTTACAAATGTAAGCTTCTACAATGCACAAGTTTTACTTCTATCTATCTGTTTTAGCTgcaattgttattttcttgacCCCTTTTCATGTGCTTATAAGGTTGTCTACTTCATGGACTGTGATAAGGATGGGTTTTCAGCTTTCCAAAAagccaaaaattttcaaactaaaatttattattagttcTACTGTAACAAGGATACACCTTACTTTAAACTAATGTTCTTACCAGATATTTCATTCTTCATCATTTGTGAGAATAAAACCATTTTTATTTGccgttttatttttaatccgtAGGAATCAAAACTGTATGCATTTGACCTTTTATCTTATAGAATCAGGAATTTAAACTGTATACATTTGACCTTTTATCTAATATAATCAGGTATCTAAACTATATACATTTGACCTTTTTTCTATCATACTCAATAATCTAAACTGTATGCATTTGACCTTTTATCATTTATCATCGGAATCACTTGTATATTAATTTAGTATGCATCTCTTATCATCAATCACTCTCATTTttattgtcttcttcttcttcttccttcttccctttttcttttgttgctttTGGAGAAATGTTATCATCCATCTTTTGGAGCTATTGGTTTCCGAATGTGGATAAATACACCAATAATCTGACTAAATAACACAATCATTTAGAGCTTAAGATATTGAAACATGTGATATGTGCTAAGTTAACTCTTCTACTTGCAATTGTTTCCATTTTTTAGAACCCCACAAATATTTGAGTATAGTTGTGGGTAgctcattgtttaaaatttCAGGTAATGTAAGCCTGTAGTGCTTCCCAGTCATTTCAATAGGGCTGGCTTTTGCATTGATTGAACTCGTTATGCAATATGGATTGGATTCTTTAATTTGAAACTGCAATGTCAAGGACATGTTTTTTAATCCATGGAGGTGTTAGTGAAGGAATAATTCCTTTTTAGATGCTATTAGAAATTAGAATTACTAGAAAGGTAGCACTTACTTTATGTGGTGGTGTTAAAGAATTACAAAGTTAACGTTTGTATGGAATGAGCTAAAATTGTAATGTCATATAGCATTTCAttgtggtgtgtgtgtgtgtttaaattttttatttttaaatcactgaTATTCAAATATTGCCCGTGTAGCATGCATTTTAAGGTTCCACATTCAACTTTGATGTCCAAGTTGAAAGTGCTCTTGCCGTCAATGATACTTTTTGACTAAAATAGGCCATACTAAAAGAGGCTATTTGGCTAGTTTATTGACTGTCAGGACACCAGCAACCATTCTGTTCAGAAAACTTAAATATGTTAAAGAATAATGTCCGACAAAAGTCGCTTTACATGGAAAGCATCACCGACAAATGGACAAGAAGGTTTTCTAGATGGTAATTGTCAGGATTCTTTTAAGGTGTTTTGTTGGATTAGTTAAGAGGACCATATTACTCCTTTGCCTTTAGTCAGACTACTAATTGTCAGTGAAATGATGATACTACATCACATTGTACATTTAAGGAATTTCTTACGATACCCACTATTTGTACATTTGCGTAAGCTTTAAGCACTTGTGTTGCCTAGGAATACGACAACCTTGACTGATTTATTATATCAAATCTTTTCATCTGGtcaatttatttcatattttatgtttcAATGTATCCTGTTTGCGCATTGATATATTGATGTAGTTCATGCATGCCCTTTACTTTGATTATCCAGTCTTCTTGATGCTAattattcaatttgttttacttGCTTTATTTTATGACCTTAATACAGTTTTGATACTTGAGCCCCTTCGCAGATTATTATAGATCTGTCTTttcttttgtataatttttcacaattatCTCATATGTAAACTTTAGCCTCTGAAACTGTTTCAGTCTGAGTTTTTTTCCCTGGGATCATGATGTCTATTCATAATTTAACCTTGTCCAGCCTTGTGTCAAAAGAAACATTTATACTAGTTTTGCTGATTCGGACAGCTTCATGTTCGAATTAATTGTACATGGAGAACTGTCCTCATTTTAGTTGCTTTAGTTTGTGGATCAAAATGTTTCACAAAAATTGTGGGTGCCTGATGTATAAGATACCATTGATACTTAAATGGTGCATGATTTTGGATGAGTTTGTACTTAATATGTCATTTTTGTACCTCATATCAAGGGTGTTTTTATGTATCCAATGTCAACCTACTGGTACATTTTTCCCATATTTggtacattttttttatctaaaagtCAGATTTACTTATGCTGATTAAAATTAGGTTATAGCATTTTTAACCTATATTAGGTTCCTATATTTTTTGGGTGCTCCTATATTTTGCATAATTAGAATGCTATATTTTACTATTTCTGCTAAGCATATTCTGACTAAATACATGCTCTTTTATAGCACCCAATTGAATGCTTGGTGTTACATTAGTTTACTTTCTCTCTGACATTTTCTATTTTACTATGATTGCAGGAGTTTGTCTTGATCGACAAAAAGGAACTTGCTCCGCTTCAGGAGCTCATCGAATCCATTATCGTGCCTTATTAAGCCTTAAACTGTATATTTCCAGTTTAATAGCAGCTATGCTTGCTAATCTGCTGAATATGTACTTTAGTAAAACATGTCTGTGTTTATAGATCCTACAACTAAGCTCTGCAGCAGTATCAGTATGTGTGTCGTGCTTATGCAATATCATGTATTTGTAATCCTTGATACAATAAAATGCTAAGcagtattaataattattaactaTGATGCTCTTGTTAGAAGTTTAAGTTTG includes:
- the LOC120272476 gene encoding MOB kinase activator-like 1A, which encodes MSLFGLGRNQRTFRPKKSAPSGSKGAQLRRHIDATLGSGNLREAVRLPPGEDPNEWLAVNTVDFFNQVNLLYGTLTEFCTPESCPTMTAGPRYEYRWADGVQIKKPIEVSAPKYVEYLMDWIEAQLDDESIFPQRLGAPFPSNFREVVKTIFKRLFRVYAHIYHSHFQKIVSLKEEAHLNTCFKHFILFTNEFVLIDKKELAPLQELIESIIVPY